The Amycolatopsis sp. DG1A-15b genome window below encodes:
- a CDS encoding sugar ABC transporter permease, with protein sequence MSTLSVDAPTSTSHAKVEEKRGLSTAAKRRLPLLPALIFVIAVTQLPFLLTVFYSFQSWNLVRPGSRHFVGLDNYIDVFSDTTFLVALLNTVVLTVVCVFVALLLGLGLAILLDRKFLGRGVVRTLLITPFLILPAAGALLWKTTMFDPTYGLLHFVFGTDTDWLSEFPLAAVMAQIVWQWTPFMMLLILAGLQSQAKDVLEAANVDGAGRWRTFVFITLPHLSRFLQLATLLGAIYIVNSFDAIFLMTQGGPGTASTNLPYYIYQRAFEGFDVGQSSAMGVIVVILTMIVATFALRLMFRTFSVSGGIK encoded by the coding sequence ATGTCCACGCTCTCCGTAGATGCCCCCACGTCCACCTCCCACGCGAAGGTCGAAGAGAAACGCGGCCTGAGCACCGCGGCCAAGCGGCGGCTGCCGCTGCTGCCCGCGCTGATCTTCGTCATCGCGGTGACGCAGCTGCCGTTCCTGCTCACCGTGTTCTACTCGTTCCAGTCGTGGAACCTGGTCCGGCCCGGCTCGCGGCACTTCGTCGGCCTGGACAACTACATCGACGTCTTCAGCGACACGACGTTCCTGGTCGCGCTGCTCAACACGGTGGTACTGACCGTGGTGTGCGTGTTCGTCGCGCTTCTGCTCGGCCTGGGCCTGGCGATCCTGCTCGACCGCAAGTTCCTCGGCCGCGGCGTGGTCCGGACGCTGCTGATCACGCCGTTCCTGATCCTGCCGGCGGCCGGCGCGCTGCTGTGGAAGACGACGATGTTCGACCCGACCTACGGGCTGCTGCACTTCGTCTTCGGCACCGACACCGACTGGCTTTCGGAGTTCCCGCTGGCCGCGGTGATGGCGCAGATCGTGTGGCAGTGGACGCCGTTCATGATGCTGCTCATCCTGGCCGGGCTGCAGAGCCAGGCCAAGGACGTCCTCGAAGCGGCCAATGTGGACGGTGCCGGCCGCTGGCGGACGTTCGTCTTCATCACCCTGCCACACCTGTCCCGGTTCCTGCAGCTGGCCACCCTGCTGGGCGCGATCTACATCGTGAACAGCTTCGACGCGATCTTCCTGATGACCCAGGGCGGCCCGGGCACGGCGAGCACCAACCTGCCGTACTACATCTACCAGCGCGCGTTCGAGGGCTTCGACGTCGGCCAGTCCTCGGCGATGGGCGTGATCGTGGTGATCCTGACGATGATCGTGGCGACCTTCGCGCTGCGCCTGATGTTCCGGACCTTCTCGGTGAGCGGAGGGATCAAATGA
- a CDS encoding carbohydrate ABC transporter permease, with amino-acid sequence MTTVAPRKRAYGKGSLTVATWIIAILFVFPLLWMILTAFKQEADAYTDPPKLFFTPTFEQLGNVLSGGFLPYLSNSAFVTIISTALVLLFGVPAAYALSLAPVKGTSNALGFFLSTKMLPIVAAIIPLYVISQNTELLDTVWALVILYTSMNLPLAIWMMRSFFLEVPHEMIEAGRIDGANLPTLLRKIIMPVVAPGIAATALICVIFSWTEFFYAVNLTAARAGTVPVFLVGFITSEGLYWAQLSAAALLASLPVMIVGWIAQNHLVRGLSMGAVK; translated from the coding sequence ATGACGACTGTCGCCCCGCGCAAGCGGGCTTACGGCAAGGGGTCGCTGACCGTCGCGACCTGGATCATCGCGATCCTGTTCGTCTTCCCGCTGCTGTGGATGATCCTCACCGCGTTCAAGCAGGAGGCGGACGCCTACACCGACCCGCCGAAGCTGTTCTTCACCCCGACGTTCGAACAGCTCGGCAACGTCCTGAGCGGCGGGTTCCTGCCGTACCTGTCCAACTCGGCGTTCGTCACGATCATCTCGACGGCGTTGGTGCTGCTCTTCGGCGTCCCGGCGGCGTACGCGCTGTCGCTGGCGCCGGTCAAGGGCACGTCGAACGCGCTCGGCTTCTTCCTCTCGACGAAGATGCTGCCGATCGTGGCGGCGATCATCCCGCTGTACGTGATCTCGCAGAACACCGAGCTGCTCGACACGGTGTGGGCGCTGGTCATCCTGTACACGTCGATGAACCTGCCGCTGGCCATCTGGATGATGCGGTCGTTCTTCCTCGAGGTACCGCACGAGATGATCGAGGCGGGCCGGATCGACGGCGCCAACCTGCCGACACTGCTGCGCAAGATCATCATGCCGGTGGTCGCGCCCGGGATCGCGGCGACCGCGCTGATCTGCGTGATCTTCTCCTGGACGGAGTTCTTCTACGCGGTCAACCTGACCGCGGCCCGGGCCGGCACGGTCCCGGTGTTCCTGGTCGGGTTCATCACCAGCGAAGGCCTGTACTGGGCGCAGCTGTCCGCGGCCGCGCTGCTGGCTTCACTGCCGGTGATGATCGTCGGCTGGATCGCGCAGAACCACCTGGTCCGCGGCCTGTCGATGGGCGCGGTCAAGTAG
- a CDS encoding ferredoxin: protein MKIIADTGKCVGAGQCVLTEPSLFDQSEEDGTVIVLDDQPQGELVEKAREAVHVCPSQALSLQE from the coding sequence ATGAAGATCATCGCGGACACCGGCAAGTGCGTCGGCGCCGGCCAGTGCGTACTCACCGAGCCCTCGCTGTTCGACCAGAGCGAGGAGGACGGCACGGTCATCGTGCTCGACGACCAGCCGCAGGGCGAGCTGGTCGAGAAGGCCCGTGAAGCGGTGCACGTCTGCCCGAGCCAGGCCCTCTCCCTCCAGGAGTGA